The Thermodesulfobacteriota bacterium genome has a segment encoding these proteins:
- a CDS encoding IS256 family transposase, producing the protein MSEITIDLRLVFKIPDSGLTINGLIQGGGVQSVCQGGYRGMDKGEKVGCRANGEVGFKTLKAFGPAVTEMFPPMIPHDLFQGKEMGYPFSYFNPTTSRRYPMLPAAITNIHQAFEEIKHMAIDTWQEECRLAARQAIKEVLESRMRNAIDVYLDQMRASGLPDRKNGSFPSHLLTEVGDLELRIPRTRTFSAHGLLKGFARRSFPVERMILLSFLLGLSTRKVGPALLPILGEPVSPSTVSEIAKQLDQAVGAYHQRPLVDSYEVLVLDGIVMKRKTGIGAQRRTMLVALGIKADGKKEIIDFRQVSGESQSAWEGFLNHLYERGLKGEGLKLIVVDGGKGLLAALPLVYGEVPVQRCWTHKIRNVLNYVKRADQQKVKRSLHRISHARNLREAQKAAQHFVARWKGVYPKAVHCLQKDLPELLSFLQIKTTLASSVLRTTNAIERRFVEVRRRTRPMGTFSDRTSMERILFSVFTYENLKQRTATPFLLLTQKS; encoded by the coding sequence TTGAGCGAGATCACGATAGACCTACGCCTAGTCTTTAAGATACCAGATTCGGGCTTGACAATCAATGGGCTCATTCAAGGGGGTGGTGTACAATCTGTGTGTCAGGGGGGATATCGAGGTATGGATAAGGGGGAGAAAGTGGGTTGTAGGGCAAATGGTGAGGTTGGTTTTAAGACTTTAAAGGCGTTTGGCCCTGCAGTCACTGAAATGTTTCCGCCGATGATCCCTCACGACTTGTTTCAGGGAAAAGAAATGGGGTACCCTTTCAGTTATTTCAACCCAACAACCTCAAGGAGGTACCCCATGCTACCGGCAGCGATTACCAACATACACCAAGCGTTTGAAGAGATCAAGCATATGGCGATTGATACCTGGCAGGAGGAGTGTCGTCTGGCCGCCCGTCAGGCCATCAAGGAGGTGTTGGAGAGTCGGATGCGCAATGCCATCGATGTCTACCTGGACCAGATGAGAGCTTCAGGGCTTCCGGACCGTAAGAATGGTTCTTTCCCTTCCCATCTGTTAACCGAAGTCGGGGATCTTGAACTTCGGATTCCCCGAACTCGCACCTTTAGTGCCCATGGACTTCTCAAAGGCTTTGCCCGTCGGAGTTTCCCTGTGGAGCGGATGATTCTGTTGAGTTTTTTGCTGGGTCTGTCGACCAGGAAGGTGGGGCCGGCACTTTTGCCGATTCTGGGCGAACCGGTCAGTCCCTCCACGGTGAGCGAAATTGCAAAGCAACTGGATCAGGCGGTTGGGGCTTATCACCAACGGCCTCTGGTGGACTCCTATGAAGTCCTTGTCTTGGATGGGATTGTCATGAAACGTAAAACGGGCATCGGTGCCCAGAGACGAACGATGCTGGTCGCCCTGGGGATCAAAGCCGATGGAAAGAAGGAGATCATCGACTTTCGTCAGGTTTCAGGGGAATCGCAATCGGCCTGGGAAGGGTTTTTGAATCACCTTTATGAGAGGGGGCTTAAGGGGGAGGGCCTTAAGCTCATCGTCGTGGATGGAGGCAAAGGATTGCTGGCCGCCTTGCCTTTGGTCTATGGGGAGGTGCCGGTTCAGCGGTGTTGGACTCACAAAATCCGTAATGTTCTCAATTATGTGAAACGAGCGGATCAGCAGAAAGTCAAACGCTCTCTTCATCGCATCAGCCATGCTCGTAACCTTCGAGAAGCGCAAAAAGCAGCTCAACACTTTGTCGCCCGCTGGAAAGGGGTTTATCCTAAAGCGGTTCATTGCCTCCAAAAAGATCTACCGGAGTTGCTCAGTTTTCTACAGATCAAAACCACCTTGGCCTCCTCAGTCCTTCGTACGACCAATGCCATTGAACGGCGATTCGTGGAGGTACGCAGAAGAACCCGACCCATGGGGACTTTCAGTGACCGAACCAGTATGGAACGAATTCTGTTTTCTGTCTTTACCTATGAGAACCTTAAACAACGAACTGCTACCCCATTTCTTCTGCTGACACAAAAATCTTGA
- a CDS encoding HAMP domain-containing histidine kinase, with translation MNLKEHLFDLLIHDLRGPLSIASTCAHNLLHKSERYGPLTNQQKRTLGVVLRNIRKSQALVQQMVQLLLSEEKLFHHRPFFIHEALKDSLAEALETLLPEEAFSEIQEDQEFFRMLQEHGIQIALTGKYCTAPFCHDPDKVRQILINLISNALKYRRSRMNVSISGEDDLIVSVEDDGPGIPCGKEEAIFERFSKIGGGEKPEIPGLGLGLIGVKVLVEAMGGEIRFVSLKDKGTCFTVRIPCIALGRGGEEGRKD, from the coding sequence ATGAATCTCAAAGAGCATCTTTTTGACCTTCTCATCCACGACCTCCGGGGTCCCCTTTCGATCGCATCCACCTGCGCTCACAACTTGCTCCACAAGTCGGAACGCTACGGCCCCCTCACGAATCAGCAGAAGAGGACCTTAGGGGTGGTCTTGAGGAACATCCGGAAGTCCCAGGCCCTCGTCCAACAGATGGTCCAACTCCTGCTATCCGAAGAGAAGCTCTTTCACCACAGGCCCTTTTTCATTCACGAGGCCCTGAAGGATTCGCTGGCCGAGGCCCTGGAGACTTTGCTCCCTGAAGAGGCCTTCTCGGAGATCCAGGAGGACCAAGAGTTCTTCCGGATGTTGCAGGAGCACGGGATCCAAATCGCCTTGACCGGAAAGTATTGCACGGCTCCCTTCTGCCACGACCCGGACAAGGTCCGTCAGATTCTGATCAACCTGATCAGCAACGCCCTCAAATATAGGCGGAGCCGGATGAATGTGTCGATCAGTGGAGAGGACGACCTGATCGTCTCCGTCGAAGATGACGGTCCGGGGATCCCATGCGGAAAAGAGGAGGCGATCTTCGAGCGTTTCTCCAAGATAGGAGGGGGGGAAAAGCCCGAAATCCCCGGCCTCGGTCTTGGGCTGATTGGCGTCAAGGTCCTGGTGGAGGCCATGGGAGGAGAGATCCGCTTCGTCAGCCTCAAAGATAAGGGCACATGTTTCACTGTCCGAATTCCCTGTATTGCGTTGGGACGAGGGGGAGAAGAGGGAAGGAAAGATTAG
- a CDS encoding 4Fe-4S dicluster domain-containing protein codes for MRTILQALSLLLFSLLIFLATYKLPDWFPADLYLRLSPLLGLNAILAAREIIGRSLWGLITIGATLLFGRFFCAYVCPTGASIDFLDRLLFRSKKRGGLKTERTLRRIKYVLLIFFVTAAIAGLSLVFLMDPIALLTRFYTFFLYPLAVNLINLLLDLLRPLFKTLGWISLSHLYYFQPVFYMSGLTLLIFGGIVGLGLLAPRFWCRYLCPLGALLSLISPIGLFKRKVSEACNECLKCQKACPMGAIPGDPQKTLLPECIQCKTCKEVCPQDAVTFPLSLSVGGEYSKIDLTRRGFVYSIAGGLTAGFLVLQTPFSRRQGKLQIIRPPGSLPEPQFLRTCIRCGECMKSCLTNTLQPCFWESGLSGLWTPRMDLRLAPCDQNCNVCGKVCPTQAIRSLSLEEKNHAKVGTAILLKEKCLVWAQNKICLICDEICPYNAIVFRPVEGYRRPFVIASKCNGCGFCEQRCPVFGESAIVVVPDGEIRLKEGSYVQEARKLKLEFKADPGDDRFILEESGFKIEEGEKGEKKPRPQKPRGFLLE; via the coding sequence ATGAGAACGATCCTTCAAGCCCTCTCTCTTCTTCTCTTTTCGCTCCTCATCTTTCTGGCCACCTATAAGCTCCCGGACTGGTTTCCGGCCGATCTCTATCTCCGCCTCTCCCCTCTTCTGGGCCTTAACGCCATCCTGGCCGCAAGAGAGATCATCGGCCGAAGCCTATGGGGCCTGATCACCATAGGGGCCACCCTCCTCTTCGGAAGGTTCTTCTGCGCCTATGTCTGCCCCACCGGCGCTTCCATCGACTTTCTTGACCGCCTTCTCTTTCGAAGCAAGAAGAGAGGAGGTCTTAAAACGGAAAGGACCCTCCGGAGGATCAAATACGTCCTCCTCATCTTCTTCGTCACGGCGGCCATTGCCGGCCTATCCCTCGTCTTCCTGATGGACCCCATTGCCCTCCTGACCCGCTTCTACACCTTCTTTCTCTACCCTCTTGCGGTCAACCTGATCAATCTCCTCCTCGATCTTTTGCGGCCCCTCTTCAAAACCCTCGGGTGGATCTCCCTCTCCCACCTCTACTACTTTCAGCCGGTTTTCTATATGTCCGGCCTCACCCTCCTCATCTTCGGAGGGATCGTCGGCCTCGGCCTTCTGGCCCCAAGGTTCTGGTGCCGCTACCTCTGCCCCCTCGGCGCCCTCCTAAGCCTGATCTCTCCCATCGGCCTCTTCAAGCGAAAGGTGTCCGAGGCCTGCAACGAATGCCTTAAATGCCAGAAGGCCTGCCCCATGGGAGCCATCCCGGGGGATCCCCAAAAGACGCTCCTTCCCGAGTGCATCCAATGCAAGACCTGCAAAGAGGTCTGTCCCCAGGATGCCGTCACCTTCCCTCTCTCCCTTTCCGTCGGAGGGGAATATTCGAAGATCGATCTAACCCGGAGGGGGTTCGTCTATTCCATCGCCGGTGGCCTGACCGCCGGGTTTCTGGTCCTGCAGACGCCCTTTTCCCGAAGGCAGGGAAAGCTCCAGATCATTAGGCCTCCAGGGTCGCTCCCCGAGCCCCAATTTCTCCGCACCTGTATCCGCTGCGGGGAGTGCATGAAATCCTGTCTGACCAACACACTTCAGCCCTGCTTCTGGGAATCAGGGCTCTCGGGCCTCTGGACGCCCAGGATGGACCTTCGGCTTGCCCCCTGCGATCAGAATTGCAACGTCTGCGGAAAGGTCTGCCCCACCCAGGCGATCCGCTCCCTCTCCCTCGAGGAGAAGAACCATGCCAAGGTTGGGACGGCCATCCTCCTCAAGGAGAAATGTCTGGTCTGGGCTCAAAACAAGATCTGCCTCATCTGTGATGAGATCTGCCCCTACAATGCGATCGTCTTCCGGCCGGTGGAGGGATATCGTCGGCCCTTTGTGATCGCCTCGAAATGCAACGGCTGCGGGTTCTGCGAACAGCGATGTCCGGTCTTCGGGGAGTCGGCCATCGTGGTCGTGCCCGACGGCGAGATCCGCCTCAAGGAGGGATCTTACGTTCAGGAGGCAAGGAAGCTGAAGTTGGAGTTCAAAGCCGATCCTGGAGACGACAGATTTATCCTCGAGGAATCGGGGTTCAAAATCGAGGAGGGTGAGAAGGGAGAGAAAAAGCCCCGACCTCAAAAACCTCGAGGGTTTCTGCTGGAGTAA
- a CDS encoding DUF362 domain-containing protein: MEFQHKRTSRRGFLKTAAIGLVWCRWRPSALQAKEEFDLAVISGEPVAATRKAIEALGGISRFVKKGAKVVLKPNMSFARTPDFGATTHPLVVATVAEACIQAGADKVVVLDHTLHRPELCLDRTGIREACKNLPRTHVLAFQERKFFREVRVPQGKALERVEVIQEVLESDLLINLPVAKSHSATGVSLGIKGLMGLIWDRESFHSRLNINQALADLASVLRPQLTILDASRALLTGGPGGPGEVKRLNLIVAGTDPVAVDSYGVTVAPWYGQHFKGRQVEHLLAAHQRGLGRIDPDQLRIYKGTA, encoded by the coding sequence ATGGAGTTTCAGCATAAGAGGACATCCCGTCGCGGCTTTCTCAAAACAGCGGCGATCGGGTTGGTTTGGTGTCGATGGAGGCCTTCCGCTTTACAGGCAAAGGAAGAATTCGACCTGGCCGTCATCTCAGGGGAGCCTGTCGCCGCTACCCGAAAGGCCATCGAGGCGCTGGGAGGGATCTCGCGCTTCGTTAAGAAAGGGGCAAAGGTCGTGCTCAAGCCCAACATGTCCTTTGCACGAACGCCGGACTTCGGAGCCACGACCCATCCCCTGGTCGTAGCGACCGTGGCCGAGGCCTGTATCCAGGCAGGGGCAGACAAGGTGGTCGTCCTCGATCACACCCTACACCGCCCGGAGCTCTGCCTCGACCGAACCGGCATTCGCGAGGCCTGCAAGAATCTGCCAAGGACCCATGTCCTCGCCTTCCAGGAGAGGAAGTTCTTCAGGGAGGTCAGGGTCCCTCAGGGAAAGGCCCTCGAACGGGTGGAGGTCATCCAGGAGGTCCTCGAAAGCGACCTCCTCATCAACCTGCCGGTGGCCAAATCCCACTCCGCCACAGGCGTAAGCCTCGGGATCAAAGGGTTGATGGGCCTCATCTGGGATCGCGAAAGCTTCCATTCGAGGCTCAACATCAACCAGGCGCTGGCCGACCTCGCCTCGGTCCTAAGACCCCAGCTGACGATCCTCGATGCGTCGAGGGCCCTCCTTACGGGCGGCCCGGGTGGCCCGGGGGAGGTCAAAAGATTGAACCTCATCGTCGCCGGAACTGACCCTGTCGCCGTGGACTCCTATGGCGTCACCGTCGCTCCATGGTATGGCCAGCATTTCAAGGGAAGGCAGGTGGAGCACCTCCTTGCCGCCCATCAGAGAGGCCTTGGAAGGATCGATCCCGACCAGCTCAGGATCTATAAAGGGACGGCATGA
- a CDS encoding aldo/keto reductase, whose product MRSTLAGFGGLLFLPPFELKQEVKLVESKGKERKIVYRTLGKTGLKLPVINMGVMNSDNPQLIRAALDSGMVMLDTAHGYMGGRNEETIGQVIKDRPRDSFVIATKVSLPQDRSTGLYTEGATTKEFLRKLDLSLKRLGVDHVEILYHHNVSRRESVIYEPVLNGLEKAKKDGKIRFAGISTHSNEPEVMQAAVESKCYEVIQTAYNYHQRHYKEVRLAIAKAAEAGLGIVTMKAIRGGFRLLPSAKNPAASLKWVLQDPNVHTVIPGFTTFEELEVDLAVMEDLRLTEEEKRALQKEAALPSHYCQGCRRCSGTCPEHLPIPDLMRAYMYTYDYRNVERAREVVASLDLPDKVCEDCSVCQVRCASNFNVSKKIREVVRLRDAFV is encoded by the coding sequence ATGAGGTCCACGCTTGCCGGGTTTGGAGGCCTCCTCTTTCTTCCTCCTTTCGAATTGAAACAGGAGGTGAAGCTGGTCGAGTCGAAAGGGAAGGAGAGGAAGATTGTCTATCGGACCTTAGGAAAGACCGGGCTGAAGCTTCCGGTCATCAATATGGGAGTGATGAATTCCGACAATCCCCAGTTGATCCGGGCTGCCCTCGACTCCGGGATGGTGATGCTCGATACGGCCCACGGTTATATGGGAGGTCGAAACGAGGAGACTATCGGACAGGTCATCAAGGATCGGCCGAGGGATTCCTTTGTGATCGCCACCAAGGTATCCCTTCCCCAGGACCGGTCCACCGGTCTCTATACCGAGGGGGCGACGACGAAAGAATTCCTTCGAAAGCTCGATCTGAGCCTCAAGCGTTTGGGCGTGGACCATGTCGAGATCCTCTACCACCATAACGTTTCGAGGAGAGAGTCGGTCATCTATGAGCCCGTTCTGAACGGTCTTGAAAAGGCAAAAAAGGACGGAAAGATCCGCTTTGCAGGGATCTCGACCCATAGCAACGAACCCGAGGTGATGCAGGCCGCGGTTGAGTCTAAATGCTACGAGGTCATCCAGACCGCCTATAATTATCACCAGAGGCACTATAAAGAGGTACGACTGGCCATCGCCAAGGCGGCCGAGGCAGGCCTCGGCATCGTCACCATGAAGGCCATCCGTGGCGGTTTCAGGTTGCTTCCCTCGGCGAAGAATCCGGCTGCCTCGCTCAAGTGGGTCCTTCAGGACCCGAACGTCCATACGGTCATCCCGGGATTTACCACCTTCGAGGAGCTGGAGGTCGACCTGGCCGTGATGGAGGACCTGCGGCTCACCGAGGAGGAGAAAAGGGCGCTCCAGAAGGAGGCCGCGCTGCCGAGCCACTACTGCCAAGGTTGCAGGAGATGCTCGGGAACCTGTCCGGAGCACCTTCCCATCCCTGATCTGATGCGGGCCTATATGTACACCTACGATTACCGAAATGTCGAACGTGCGCGGGAGGTGGTCGCCTCGCTCGACCTTCCCGATAAGGTGTGCGAGGATTGCTCCGTCTGCCAGGTGAGATGCGCCTCGAATTTCAATGTTTCAAAGAAGATCCGAGAGGTCGTAAGGTTGCGTGACGCTTTCGTTTAA